Proteins found in one Kwoniella shivajii chromosome 4, complete sequence genomic segment:
- a CDS encoding eukaryotic translation initiation factor 3 subunit L yields the protein MADPTAFYEPEEDELLSSLAVPVQSYNPDSEADEYRRLQELEQHAYAQQQMMVAEQEQEQLAALEQVPEDVKRFLVLFHQAILENDLPTITNMYESGWNKLSQAHYAQNEWPEAELISPLVQNDQVFLTLYRELYFRHVYAKLQPTIDDRFQSYENICELFNYLLNSEGPVPLDLPIQWLWDMLDEFVYQFSSFASWRANPKNKNEEELEALAEAQHIWSCYSVLNVLYSLVQKSQINEQLKAEKEGKSPEEVAEIAGEYGSKPLYRNLGYFSLICLLRVHVLLGDPTLALQTMEHVDLSGGAFLTRITACHVTTYYHVGCAYMSLGRWPDAIKTFISVLIFFIRMKQYHTRSYQYGSIAKQCERMYALLAICTTLSPGPSDESIMSIVKEHYADQLAILQRGGDEALETFKDLYLSASPKYLNVNPPPYEDPSALESYLANPPIDATQRFLELFLSDVVAVRGVSNVRNLLKLYTSIDAAKLVAFSEGEQEEEVLQQLMVLKAASRTYAKGQGEATLLDGERIVTNNLDFTIDGSMVHVEETTSHRRFAGFFIRNAEHAQRVYNTIRSSPLPIQRKPASAGQTAAGQQQEKNESKKVGGAWKPQRARVAAQ from the exons ATGGCCGACCCAACAGCTTTCTAcgaacctgaagaagatgagcttCTATCATCTTTAGCAGTACCTGTTCAATCTTATAACCCAGATTCAGAAGCGGATGAATATAGAAGATTACAAGAGTTGGAGCAACATGCATatgctcaacaacaaatgatGGTTgctgaacaagaacaagaacagcTAGCTGCTTTGGAGCAAGTCCCAGAGGACGTAAagagg TTCCTCGTTTTATTCCACCAAGCTATCCTCGAGAATGACCTTCCAACCATCACCAACATGTACGAAAGTGGATGGAACAAGCTTTCTCAAGCTCATTACGCTCAAAATGAATGGCCTGAAGCAGAATTGATTTCTCCTTTAGTACAGAATG ATCAAGTATTCTTAACCCTGTACAGAGAG CTTTACTTTAGACATGTCTACGCCAAACTTCAACCTACCATTGATGATCGATTTCAATCTTATGAGAACATCTGCGAGCTTTTCAATTACCTTTTGA ACTCTGAAGGACCCGTACCACTTGATCTGCCCATTCAGTGGTTATGGGATATGCTCGATGAATTCGTTTATCAATTTTCATCATTCGCATCATGGCGTGCCAACCCCAAAAacaagaatgaagaagaattagaagctTTAGCAGAAGCGCAACACATCTGGTCATGTTATTCAGTCTTAAACGTCCTTTATTCCCTCGTTCAAAAATCCCAAATCAACGAACAACTTAAGGCTGAAAAGGAAGGtaaatcacctgaagaagtAGCTGAAATCGCTGGCGAATATGGAAGTAAACCACTTTATAGAAATTTGGGTtatttctctttgatctgTTTGTTGAGAGTTCACGTCTTATTGGGAGATCCCACTT TGGCTCTCCAAACCATGGAACACGTCGATCTCTCAGGTGGTGCTTTCTTGACCCGTATCACAGCTTGTCACGTTACGACCTATTACCACGTCGGATGTGCTTACATGTCATTGGGAAGATGGCCAGATGCCATCAAGACCTTTATCTCAgtattgatcttcttcatcaggatgaAGCAGTACCATACTAGATCGTATCAATATGGATCG ATCGCCAAACAGTGTGAGCGAATGTACGCACTTCTCGCCATCTGCACCACACTTTCGCCCGGACCTTCAGATGAGAGTATCATGAGTATCGTAAAGGAGCATTACGCCGATCAATTGGCTATATTACAACGAGGAGG TGATGAAGCTCTCGAAACCTTCAAAGACCTCTACCTCTCTGCTTCACCCAAATACCTCAATGTCAACCCTCCACCCTACGAAGATCCCTCAGCGCTCGAATCATACCTTGCCAACCCACCTATAGATGCCACCCAACGATTCCTCGAATTATTCCTTTCTGATGTTGTCGCAGTAAGAGGAGTAAGCAATGTAAGAAACCTGTTGAAACTGTATACCTCCATCGACGCTGCCAAATTAGTCGCTTTCTCAGAAGgtgaacaagaggaagaagtatTGCAGCAATTGATGGTACTCAAAGCTGCAAGCAGAACATACGCTAAAGGTCAAGGAGAAGCTACCCTCTTGGACGGTGAGAGGATAGTCACTAATAACTTGGACTTTACGATCGATGGA TCAATGGTACATGTCGAGGAGACTACATCTCACAGACGATTTGCAGGATTCTTCATCCG AAACGCCGAACATGCTCAAAGAGTATACAACACTATCcgatcatcacctttaccaatCCAACGTAAACCTGCGTCAGCTGGTCAAACGGCCGCtggtcaacaacaagaaaagaatgaatcTAAGAAAGTGGGCGGAGCTTGGAAACCTCAACGAGCAAGAGTAGCTGCCCAATAG